The Croceibacterium sp. TMG7-5b_MA50 genome segment GCTGCGCAACCTGCCCGGCATCCGGGTCGAGGCATCGGGCGGCGACGGCAATGCCAACATCTCCGTCCGCGGCCTGCCGGTCGCCTCCGGCGGGTCAAAGTTCCTGCAATTGCAGGAGGATGGCCTGCCGATCCTGGAATTCGGCGACATCACGTTCGGCAATGCCGACATCTTCCTGCGCGCCGATTTCAACGTGCGCACCGTCGAATCGGTACGCGGTGGCTCGGCATCGACCTTCGCCTCCAACTCGCCGGGCGGGGTCATCAACTTCATCAGCAAGACGGGCGAGCAGGAAGGTGGCGCGGTCCAGTTGACCGCCGGACTGAATTATGACGAGTTCCGCCTGGACTTCGACCAGGGTGGGCGGCTGTCAGACAGCCTGACCTACCACATCGGCGGGTTCCTGCGCACCGGCGACGGTCAGCGGGAGGTCGGCTATTCCGCCGTGCAGGGCGGGCAGATCCGCGCCAACATTACCAAGTCGTTCGACGGCGGCGGTTACCTGCGCCTGCACGCCAAGTACCTGAACGATCGGGCGATCGCCTACCTGCCCAACCCGGTGTTCGTCGCCGGCAGCGATGCCGACCCCGATTACCGTGACCTGCCCAACTTCTCCATCAACAGCGACACGCTGCATAGCCGATATATCCAGAGCGCGCTGACCCTGGACGGATCGAACGAGCCGGCCCGCCGCTCCATCGATGACGGACAGCATCCGATGGTCGCCTCCATCGGGCTGGAGGCGAAGGTTCCGCTGTCGGACGACTGGGACCTGATCGAACGGTTCCGTTACGCCGACATCTCCGGCGACTTCGTGGCGCCCTTCCCCGCCGCCGCGGGCGCCGCCCAGACACTCGCCAACGGGCTGGGTGGCCCCGGCGCGCAGCTGTTCTATGCCAGCGGACCGATGACCGGGCAGCGGATCGCCGATCCGGCGACACTGGGCGGCAACGGGCTGCTGGCCAATGTCGTGCTGTTCGACGTGGACCTGCAGAGCCTGAACAACCTCACCAACGATGTCCGCATCACCGGTTCCATCCCGCTGGGCGAACAGACGCTGGCGGTCACGGGCGGCCTCTACGCCTCCCGCCAGGAGATCGTGACGGACTGGCTGTGGACCTCCTTCGTCCAGACGGTGGAAGGTGACGGGCGTTCGGTGCTGGTGGATGTACGCACCGCCGCCGGGGTGCCGGTGACGCAGAGCGGCGTACCCGGCTATTCGGCGAGCTTCTTCGGCAATTGCTGCCGGCGCAGCTACGACCTCGACTACACCACGTTGGCGCCGTTCGCCCAGTTCGGGCTCGATCTCGACCGGATCAACCTCGATGCGTCGGTCCGGTACGACTTCGGAGAGGCCGGCGGCAGCGTTGCGGGCGCGGACCTGGGCGCGGCGTTCGGGCCGGGCGTCGTGATCCGCGACATCAACGGGGATGGCGTCATCGCCGCGCCCGAGCGGCAGGTGGCGGTGATCCCGTCGCGTCGCTCGCCGGTCGATTACGACTATGACTACCTGTCCTATTCCGCCGGCGTGAACTTCCGCGTCACCGGTGCGGCGGCGCTGTTCGCCCGGTACAGCCGTGGCGGGCGCGCCAATGCGGACCGGCTGACCTTCGGCCCGTCTATCAACCCCGTCACCGGCGGACTGGTCGATGCGGGCGCGGCGGTCGATTTCGTGCGGCAGCTGGAAGGCGGCTTCAAGTACCGGGGCGACGGCGTGTCGTTCTACGCCACCGGCTTCTGGGCGCGGACGGAGGAGCAGAACTTCGAGGCGACGACGCAGCGCTTCTTCAACCGCAATTACGAGGCGAAGGGCGTGGAGCTGGAAGGACGGGTCACGCGCGGGCCGTTCACGCTGAGCGCCGGGGGCACCTACACCGATGCGGAGATCACGCGCGACGCGCTGAACCCGGCGGTGGTCGGCAATCGGCCGCGGCGGCAGGCGCGCTTCATCTACCAGGTGACGCCGCAGGTCGATTTTGATGCGGTCAGCTTCGGCGCGAACGTCATCGGCACGAGCGCCAGCTACGCGCAGGACACCAACGAGCTGGAGATGCCCGGCTATGCCCAGGTCAACGCCTTCGTGGCGTTCCGCCCGACGGACCAGATCACGGTCACGCTGAACGGCAACAACCTGTTCGGGGAGACCGGCATCACGGAGGTGGAGGAAGGCGCGATCCCGGCGAACGGCATCGTCAGGGCACGCTCCATCACCGGGCGCACGATCTCTGCCGCGGTGCGGTTCGGGTTCTGAGGCGATCATGGCGAGCGACGTGATCGAGACCTTCCGCTGGACCCCCGCGCATGTGGCCGCGATCGGCCGCGGCGCGGGGGCGGCGCCGCTGATCGGGGCGGTCGCTCCGGTCCTGCCGGGGATCGACATCTGGGACCACTGGCCCGTCACCGATCGGGCGGGTCGCACGTTGGCGTTTCCAGGCGGGCCACTCGTCATCGCCCTGACGGCGCCGGTACTGCCGGACCCGGACGATCGGCACGCGATCGCCCGCCTGCGCCTGCTGCAGGCGGGTCCGGACGGTTGGCGCGATTTCGGCCATCTGCTTCCCGACACGCTCAATCCTGGCAGCCGCGAATGGGCGGGCACGGCGGTGCTGGAAGCGGACGGGCAGACGCTGTCGCTCTACTACACGGCCGCCGGTCGGCGTGGGGAGGCCGTGACCAGTTTCGCGCAGCGCCTGCTGCTGACGCAAGGGCGGCTGGTCATGGACGAACGGTCGGCGCAGGTCACCGGCTGGACCGAGCCGGTCGAGATCGTGGTGCCGGATGACGTGACATACCAGGCGGACATGGCAGGGGGCGGCGCGGTCGGTGCGATCAAGGCGTTTCGCGACCCCTTCCCCATCATCGATCCGGCCACCGGGATCGAGCATGTGCTGTTCACCGCATCGCTGGCCGGATCGCCCAGTGCATGGAACGGCTTGATCGGCATGGCGCGGCGGGACAAGGCGGGCTGGACCCTGCTGCCGCCCCTGGTCGATGCCGACGGGCTCAACAACGAGCTGGAGCGGCCGCACATCGTGCGCCATGATGGGCGGATGCTGCTGTTCTGGTCGACCCAGGCCAAGGTGTTCGCCGATGGCGGGCCGCGCGGGCCCACCGGCTTGTACGGGCTGGTGGCGGACAGCCTGTATGGCCCGTGGCGACCGCTGAACGGGACCGGACTGGTCCTGGCCAATCCGGTGGAGGCGCCGTTCCAGGCCTATAGCTGGCTTGTGCTGGACGATCTCAGCGTGTGGAGCTTCGCCGACCTGTTGGGTCTGGCGGAAGCGCCAGGCTCAGTCACGGAAACCCGCGCGGCATTCGGCGGTACGCCTGCGCCCGTCCTGCACCTTGAGGTGGACGGTGACAGCGTGCGGGTAACGGCATGATGGAAGAACCGATCGTCGCCTCGCTGGAGCTGGGCGGCACCAAGTGCATCGCGGCCGTATCGCTGGGAACGGACGTCCTGCGGATGACCGCCTTGCCCACGGGTGACGAGCCGCACATCGTGCTCGCCACGCTGCTCGACCTGCTGGCGCAATGGCGCGGCAATCATCCGTTCGTGGCGATCGGCGTCGCCAGCTTCGGCCCGATAGCGCTGGACCCGGCCGATCCAGAGTTCGGCCGCATCTTGCAGACACCCAAGCCGGGCTGGTCCGGCTTCGACGTGCGCGGCGCCGTCAGCGCGCGCTTCGACCTGCCGCTGGCGATCGACACCGACGTCGCGGGTGCGGCGCTGGCGGAAGGGCGCTGGGGCGCGGCGCGCGGCTGCGCCACCCATTGCTACCTGACGATCGGCACGGGGATCGGGCTGGGCCTGGTGACCGATGGCCGCGTCCACCACGGCACCTTACATCCGGAGGCCGGGCACCTCCCCGTGCGGCGTGTGGCGGGCGACGGCTTCGCCGGCATCTGCCCGTTCCATGGCGATTGCCTGGAAGGGCTGGCCAGCGGCCCCGCGATCGCCGCGCGAACGGGCCGCGCCGGACCGGACATCGCGGACGACGATCCGGTCTGGTCGCTGGTCGCCCGTGAGGTCGCGGACCTCATGACCACGCTGATCCTGGTGGTGGCGCCCCACCGCATCGTCGTGGGCGGCGGGGTCGCAAGCCAGCGGCCCGGTCTGCTGGAGGCGATCAGGGCAGCGACCGTGCAGCGCATGGGCCATTATCTGCCGGGCTGCGACGAAGCCGGCATGGCGCGGCTTATCGTGCCGCCAGCGCTGGCCCATGCCGGGCCACTGGGCGCATCGGCCCTGGCGCTGGATGCGCTGGGACACGCCGCGGCCTGATGGCGGCGGCTCTCTGCTACCGGCTCAACTGCATCACGCAACCGCTACGGGCGAAGCGGCGACCATGTGGCTCCGTAAGCCAATGCATGTCTTCTACTGAGACACAGTACGGTAAAGCGTGGCGTATGCGCGATTGACCGCGCAAATGCTTTCCATATGGTCACAGCCGCAAGTATTGGGGCGGCTTTGACCATGATGTTTATCAAGTTTAGCGCTCTTGTATCTTGGTTCAACAGAAAGAAATGCCCGCACAAAAGCGCCGGGTGCACGATGATCCGGCCTTGCGACGTCTGCTGGGAGGACGATTGCTTCCGGCTCTAATGCGAGCGCCGCATGTTGATCCGGAAATAAGGGTGGTGCCCCTGGCCAGACTCGAACTGGCACTCCAAAGGAATCCGATTTTGAGTCGGACGCGTCTACCAATTCCACCACAGGGGCATTTCAGGACATGCCGGCCCTAGCGGGCCATGCGCAGCCCCGCAAGTCGGCTCAGTCCCGGATCGCGCCGGCCAGCAGCTTGTGCAGCCGGGAATGCAGCGGATCGTTGCCGGCCAGCACCTGATCCGCGCAGATCGGCAGCGACCGGCCACGGAAATCGGTGACGAAGCCGCCCGCTTCCCGCACTAGCAAGCAGCCAGCGGCGGAGTCCCACAGGTTCAGCCCGCTTTCCCAGAAACCGTCATATCGGCCCGCTGCCACCCAGGCGAGGTCGAGCGCGGCGGAGCCGAAGCGGCGGATGCCGGCAACCTCCGGCCCGATCGCGCCAAAGATGCGGCCCCATTGCTGGAAATCGCCATGCCCGGCGAAGGGAGTGCCGGTGGCGATCAGCGCCTCCGACAGCTGGCGGCGACCGGACACGCGCAGCCGCCCGTCATGCAGCCATGCGCCGCGGCTCTTTTCCGCCCAGAAGCTTTCGTCGGTGATCGGCTGGTACACCAGAGCGGCGGTGACATCGCCCCAGCCGCTGCCGTCCAGCTTCGGTTCCTGCACCGCGATGCTGATCGCGAAATGCGGGATGCCGTGCAGGAAGTTGCTGGTCCCATCCAGCGGGTCGATGATCCAGCGCGGTTCACGCGGATCGCCTTCGATCTCGCCCGCTTCCTCCAGCAGGAAGCCCCAGCCGGGACGGGCGGCACGCAGTTCGTCCCACAGGGTGCGTTCCGCCTGCATGTCGGCGCGGCTGACGAAGTCCGCCGGCCCCTTGCGGCTGACCTGCAGGTGCTCGATCTCGCCGAAATCACGGCGCAGCTTGCCGCCCGCCTTGCGCGCGGCGCGCTCCATCACGCGGATCAGGCCGGTAATCGCTGCCATGACCCGTCAGCCGGCCTTCCCGACATAGGTACGTTCGTACACGTCGACGACGATCCGCGTGCCGCTGCCGATATGCGGCGGCACCATCACGCGCACGCCGTTGTCGAGGATCGCCGGCTTGTAGGAGGAGGAGGCGGTCTGCCCCTTCACCACGGCGTCAGCCTCCACAATGGTGGCTTCCACCGTGTCGGGCAGTTGCACGCTGATCGGCTTCTCGTCCCACAGTTCCAGCATCACCTCCATCCCGTCCTGCAGGAAGGCGGCGGCATCGCCGAGCAGGTCGGACGGCAACTGGATCTGGTCGTAGGTATCCTTGTCCATGAACACCAGCATGTCGCCTTCGGCGTACAGGTACTGATAGTCCTTGGTATCCAGGCGCACCCGCTCGATCGTGTCGGCGCTGCGGAAGCGGACGTTGGTCTTGCGGCCGTCCTGAAGGTTCTTCATCTCGACCTGCATGTAGGCGCCGCCCTTGCCCGGCTGGGTGTGCTGGATCTTGGCGACCTTCCAGATGCCGCCTTCATATTCCAGGATATTGCCGGGACGAATGTCCACGCCGCTGATCTTCATCGCTGTGCAAGCCTTCAAGGGATGGGAAAGACTGGCGCGCCGTAGCTTGTGGCGCGCGGCATGGCAATGCGGGGCATGGATCGCTAGATAGCGGGCATGAACATGCGAACCCACCGCCTGGCGCCGCTTGCGATCATCCCTGCGCTGCTTGCCCTGCCCACCGCGCTGCCGGCGCAGACTGCCGGGGAGACTCCGCCACGACACGGTGGCGATATCGGCGTGGTGCAACAGGGGCTGTATGTCTGCGAATTGCCCGATCCCCGCGCCCCGTCACGCGGCGTGGTGCAGGACGGCGCCGGTTTCCGCATCCTCGATGCGTCCCGCTACATCTCCGACGAGGGCACCGGGACGTATCTGCGCCGGGGTGACAGGATGATCCTGTCGAGCGGCCCGCGCCGGGGCGAAAGCTACCACATCGTCACGCCCGGCTTTTTCAGGAAGCTGGAGGGCGGCAGCCCCGGCCGGCTGCGCTGCATCCGCCGCGGACGGTAGGCGTCAGCCCCCGCCGAGCAGCGGATACGGGTTGATGGCGCGTGCAGGTTCCCACCACTCGGAATCGGGGGTGGTGCGCAGTACGGCGAAGTGAAGATGGGGTGCCGCAGCATCGGCGTTGCCGGTCGCGCCGACCGTGCCGACCACCTGCCCGGCCTGGACCTGCTGCCCTTCGGCAAGACCGGGCGCATAGGATTGCAGGTGCGCGTAGTAATGCAGCATGCGGCCGTCGGCTGACCGGATATAGATGGTGAGGCCGCCGGCGCGGCTGGTGAACAGCTTCTCCACCCGCCCGGCGGCCGCCGCCTGCACCGGCGTCCCGGCGGGGGCCATGATGTCGAGCGCCTGATGCGTGCGCTCCTCCTCCCCCTCCTCCCCGCGGGGATCGGTGAAGGTATCGCTGAGGTCAGTCGCCACGACGCCTTGCACGGGGATGACCCAGCCGCCCTGCATGGCCATGGGACGGCGGGCGCCATCGGTGGAGGCAACACTCGTGCCGCCGCCATACTGCTCCGTCAGCCATCCTCCACCCACCACGATCCAGGCCGCGCTGGTCAGGGTGGCGGTGACGACAATGGTCAGCAGGCGATCTGCGAGGCGCATGACGTCAGGCCTGGAACAGGACTTCGGTGGAACCGGTCACCATCTGGGCGAGGCGCGCCGCATCCCAGTTGGTCAGGCGCACGCAGCCATGGCTTTCCGCGCGGCCGATCGTCTGCGGCTCCGGCGTGCCGTGGATGCCGTAATGATCCTTGGTGAGGTCAATCCACACGACCCCGACCGGTCCGTTCGGCCCCGGAGGCAATTGCTGTTCCTCGACCGAGTCCGACACGTCCCAGAACAGGTCCGGATCGAACGCGAAGGTGGGATTATAGGACGTACCGTTGATGCCCCATTCGCCCAGCGGCAGCGGATCATGGCTGGACCCGGTGGTGACGGTGAACAGCGCGATCAGCTTGTCGCCCTTGTCATACGCCTTCAGCGTGCCGGCGGACTTGTCTACGACGATGCGGGCGGCCTCCGGCTGCTCGCTGCCGACGCCCAGGCTGGCGAGCGTCGCAAGCCATTCCTTGTTCTCGACATTCGCGGGCACGATGCGGTCGGCGCCCACATTGGGCACGCGAATTTCCTGCCCCGCCCGCAGCAGCGGACGTGGCGGGGTGCTGGTGACGGACGGCGTCGCGGTTGGCCGGTCGACCGGGGCCGGCGGCGCGACATTGTCGCGCGCGGCGGGGCGACCATTGGGGTTCAGCGCGTGGAGCACCTCCACCGTGGTATGGAACCGTTCGGCCAGTGCCTCGTCCAGGCTGGCATAGCCGATCCGCTGCAGCTTCGCCTGGTCGGCATAGTCGGCGGGGATCGGGCGATACTGACCCTGGCCCCAGCCCTGCGGCACCGTGACCACGCGGGTCGCCGGGATGTTGTTCCACCGGGCCAAGGCGGCGCGGGTCGGCTCGTCGAACTCGCCCGTCACCTCCAGCCCGTTCGCCTCCTGGAAACCCTGCAGCGCGTTGGTGGTGGACAGGCCGGTGCGACCGTCGATCACGCCGGGGCCGAACCCCAGCCGTTCCAGCACTACCTGCGCCTGCATCAGCGGGCGCGGGTCGCTGTCGGCGATGTCCACATCGGCCTGCTGCCCGGGGGCGGGATCGTCGGAGGCCATGGCGTCTGCGCCTGGCGCCTCGCCCGCGGCGCTTGCCGCCTCCTCCTGATCCGGATTGTCCGTTCCGTTGAAGCCGCAGGCGGCCAGGGCCAGGCCGAGTGCCAGCAGCGGTGCGGTCAGGATCGTGGTGCGCATGTCTTCTCCCTTTTGGGTAAGACAACCGCAACCGGGGCGTTTGGCTCCCCTTAGCGGGCGGCAGCGGCGAAGGCGCGCACCGCCGCGCTTTCGTCAAGACCATCGGCATTGGCCCAGACGCTGGCGGATATGGCCAGGAAATCGGCGCCCGCATCTATCAGCGGGCGGCAATTGGCGGGCGTGATGCCGCCGATCGCGACGCAGGGAATCTCCATCAGGCCGTGCCACCATTCCAGCAGGTCGGTGCCGGGCCGATGCTCGCTGGCCTTGGTCACGCTGGGATAGAAGGACCCGAAGGCGACATAGTCCGCGCCCGCGTCGCCAGCCTCCATCGCAAGGTGGCGGCTTGCATGGCAGGTGACGCCAATCTGCGCGTCGGGACCGAGCAGGCTGCGCGCCTCCCGCGGGTCGCCGTCACCCTGCCCCAGATGCACGCCGTCGGCCCCGATGCGCTTCGCCAGGCTGACATCGTCGTTGACGATGAAGGCGACGTCCCGCTCCGCACACAGGCGCTGCAGCGGCTCCGCCGCGCGGGCGCAGGCGTGCTGGTCCAGGTCCTTCAGCCGCAGCTGGAACGCCGCCACCGGCAGTGCCGGGTCGGCGGCGTCGATCGCGCGGGCGAGCCGGTCGGGGAAGGTGCCGGACACATCGGCGGGGGAGATCAGGTAGAGCTGGCAAGAGGACATGGCGGGCGCCTTACATCGGGGCGGGCGGCGCGCCAATGGCCGCCGTCAGGACAGATCCTCTCGCGGGCGGGACACGGCCGGTCGCCCCGTCAGCGCGGCCCCGGCGCTGGCCGCGATCATCAGCGCCACGGCGATGCCTTGCGGCAGGGTCAGCCGTTCGCCCAGTACCGCGTAGCCCGACAATGCGGCGGTCGCGGGGGAGGCGCTGACGATCAGGCCGAACAGGCGCGGGCTGAGCCGACCAAGCGCGAACATCTCCAGCAGATAGGGCAGGCAGCTCGACATCAGCGCAACCAGCAGGCCCATCGCCAGCACCGGCACGCTCAGCAGCAGGGGACCCGCGCGCACGATGCCGAGCGGCACGGTGACGATGCAGGCGAGCGCGAGGCCAAGGGCTACCACCTGCCGCCCGCCGATCCGGCTGACCTGCTTGCCGAACACGATGTAGAGCGCCCAGCAGGTCGCCGCACCCAGCGCCAGCACCACTCCGCGCCAGTCCAGCGCAGCCGCGTGGTCGGTCCACGGCACCAGCAGCGCGAGGCCGGCCACGGCAAGCCCCGCCCACAGCCGGTCCCGCAAGGCGCGGGTGCCGGCCAGCACCACGGCGAGCGGACCAACGATCTCGATCGCGACCGCCACGCCGATCGGGATGAAGATGAACGACCAGTAGATCAGCAGGTTCATCAGGCCCATCGTCAGGCCGTACAGCAGCACCCAGCCCCATTGCGCCGCCTGCAACCGCACGCGCCATGGTCGCCCGAGCAGCAGCAGCAGCAGCGCGGCGATCCCGGTGCGCAGCGCCACCACGCCTTCCACCCCGATGCCGGCATACAGCGTCTTCGCCACCGCGGCGCCAAGATTGACCGAACAGATCGAGCCGAGAATCGCCAGGGCGGCGGCAAGGACGGTCCGGTCTGAGTTCATCCCGCCGCCCTGTAAGGCGGCCGAACGAAGCGCAACCGTTCAGTTGCCGCCCGCCCGTTCACGGGGCCGGTCGCCTGCCTGCTGCCACGGCCAGCGGCCGTCGATCTCCACCTCCAGGCTGAACGACAGGAAGGTGCGGATGATGACGATGAGGCCGAGCACCAGCACGCTGTTCAGCGTCGGCTCGACCGCCACGGTGCGGATGATGTCGGCCGCGACCAGCAGTTCCAGCCCCGTCAGCACCGACCGGCCGAGCGTCCGGCGGAAGGCGGGCAGCACGCCGTCACGCCCTTCTGCCCGGCGCAGCAGGCTACCCCGTAACAGGCTGATGCCGAACTGCGCCGTGGCGAGGACCGCGCCGAGGATGATCGCGGCGATCCCCGCCAGTTCGAACCCCTGCGCCACCACGGTGGCGGTCGTCAGCATGAAGGTCTCGCTCAGCATGCCCGCGCAATGGGCGGGGTCCGCCGGTTGTTCCGGCAGGCGGGACGGACCCTGCGGCCGGCGACGCCGTTGACGGGCAAACCCTTCGTCGCATCAGGAGCATCCATGTCCCCTAGGCTGAAGCCATTGGCCGAGCAGACCATCGTCATAACCGGGGCCACATCCGGCCACGGCCTATCAACCGCGCGCATGGCAGCTGCCGCC includes the following:
- a CDS encoding TonB-dependent receptor — translated: MMKATPILLATTMLALPLPVLAQSAAEVAATPDDASGSEAETFGDEIVVTAVPQGTNRLDSSITVSSISADSLVQLAPRTSGELLRNLPGIRVEASGGDGNANISVRGLPVASGGSKFLQLQEDGLPILEFGDITFGNADIFLRADFNVRTVESVRGGSASTFASNSPGGVINFISKTGEQEGGAVQLTAGLNYDEFRLDFDQGGRLSDSLTYHIGGFLRTGDGQREVGYSAVQGGQIRANITKSFDGGGYLRLHAKYLNDRAIAYLPNPVFVAGSDADPDYRDLPNFSINSDTLHSRYIQSALTLDGSNEPARRSIDDGQHPMVASIGLEAKVPLSDDWDLIERFRYADISGDFVAPFPAAAGAAQTLANGLGGPGAQLFYASGPMTGQRIADPATLGGNGLLANVVLFDVDLQSLNNLTNDVRITGSIPLGEQTLAVTGGLYASRQEIVTDWLWTSFVQTVEGDGRSVLVDVRTAAGVPVTQSGVPGYSASFFGNCCRRSYDLDYTTLAPFAQFGLDLDRINLDASVRYDFGEAGGSVAGADLGAAFGPGVVIRDINGDGVIAAPERQVAVIPSRRSPVDYDYDYLSYSAGVNFRVTGAAALFARYSRGGRANADRLTFGPSINPVTGGLVDAGAAVDFVRQLEGGFKYRGDGVSFYATGFWARTEEQNFEATTQRFFNRNYEAKGVELEGRVTRGPFTLSAGGTYTDAEITRDALNPAVVGNRPRRQARFIYQVTPQVDFDAVSFGANVIGTSASYAQDTNELEMPGYAQVNAFVAFRPTDQITVTLNGNNLFGETGITEVEEGAIPANGIVRARSITGRTISAAVRFGF
- a CDS encoding M23 family metallopeptidase; translated protein: MRLADRLLTIVVTATLTSAAWIVVGGGWLTEQYGGGTSVASTDGARRPMAMQGGWVIPVQGVVATDLSDTFTDPRGEEGEEERTHQALDIMAPAGTPVQAAAAGRVEKLFTSRAGGLTIYIRSADGRMLHYYAHLQSYAPGLAEGQQVQAGQVVGTVGATGNADAAAPHLHFAVLRTTPDSEWWEPARAINPYPLLGGG
- a CDS encoding L,D-transpeptidase family protein, whose product is MRTTILTAPLLALGLALAACGFNGTDNPDQEEAASAAGEAPGADAMASDDPAPGQQADVDIADSDPRPLMQAQVVLERLGFGPGVIDGRTGLSTTNALQGFQEANGLEVTGEFDEPTRAALARWNNIPATRVVTVPQGWGQGQYRPIPADYADQAKLQRIGYASLDEALAERFHTTVEVLHALNPNGRPAARDNVAPPAPVDRPTATPSVTSTPPRPLLRAGQEIRVPNVGADRIVPANVENKEWLATLASLGVGSEQPEAARIVVDKSAGTLKAYDKGDKLIALFTVTTGSSHDPLPLGEWGINGTSYNPTFAFDPDLFWDVSDSVEEQQLPPGPNGPVGVVWIDLTKDHYGIHGTPEPQTIGRAESHGCVRLTNWDAARLAQMVTGSTEVLFQA
- the thiE gene encoding thiamine phosphate synthase; the encoded protein is MSSCQLYLISPADVSGTFPDRLARAIDAADPALPVAAFQLRLKDLDQHACARAAEPLQRLCAERDVAFIVNDDVSLAKRIGADGVHLGQGDGDPREARSLLGPDAQIGVTCHASRHLAMEAGDAGADYVAFGSFYPSVTKASEHRPGTDLLEWWHGLMEIPCVAIGGITPANCRPLIDAGADFLAISASVWANADGLDESAAVRAFAAAAR
- a CDS encoding glycoside hydrolase family 68 protein, encoding MASDVIETFRWTPAHVAAIGRGAGAAPLIGAVAPVLPGIDIWDHWPVTDRAGRTLAFPGGPLVIALTAPVLPDPDDRHAIARLRLLQAGPDGWRDFGHLLPDTLNPGSREWAGTAVLEADGQTLSLYYTAAGRRGEAVTSFAQRLLLTQGRLVMDERSAQVTGWTEPVEIVVPDDVTYQADMAGGGAVGAIKAFRDPFPIIDPATGIEHVLFTASLAGSPSAWNGLIGMARRDKAGWTLLPPLVDADGLNNELERPHIVRHDGRMLLFWSTQAKVFADGGPRGPTGLYGLVADSLYGPWRPLNGTGLVLANPVEAPFQAYSWLVLDDLSVWSFADLLGLAEAPGSVTETRAAFGGTPAPVLHLEVDGDSVRVTA
- a CDS encoding DUF1622 domain-containing protein gives rise to the protein MLSETFMLTTATVVAQGFELAGIAAIILGAVLATAQFGISLLRGSLLRRAEGRDGVLPAFRRTLGRSVLTGLELLVAADIIRTVAVEPTLNSVLVLGLIVIIRTFLSFSLEVEIDGRWPWQQAGDRPRERAGGN
- the efp gene encoding elongation factor P; translated protein: MKISGVDIRPGNILEYEGGIWKVAKIQHTQPGKGGAYMQVEMKNLQDGRKTNVRFRSADTIERVRLDTKDYQYLYAEGDMLVFMDKDTYDQIQLPSDLLGDAAAFLQDGMEVMLELWDEKPISVQLPDTVEATIVEADAVVKGQTASSSYKPAILDNGVRVMVPPHIGSGTRIVVDVYERTYVGKAG
- a CDS encoding ROK family protein, which gives rise to MMEEPIVASLELGGTKCIAAVSLGTDVLRMTALPTGDEPHIVLATLLDLLAQWRGNHPFVAIGVASFGPIALDPADPEFGRILQTPKPGWSGFDVRGAVSARFDLPLAIDTDVAGAALAEGRWGAARGCATHCYLTIGTGIGLGLVTDGRVHHGTLHPEAGHLPVRRVAGDGFAGICPFHGDCLEGLASGPAIAARTGRAGPDIADDDPVWSLVAREVADLMTTLILVVAPHRIVVGGGVASQRPGLLEAIRAATVQRMGHYLPGCDEAGMARLIVPPALAHAGPLGASALALDALGHAAA
- a CDS encoding inositol monophosphatase family protein, whose protein sequence is MAAITGLIRVMERAARKAGGKLRRDFGEIEHLQVSRKGPADFVSRADMQAERTLWDELRAARPGWGFLLEEAGEIEGDPREPRWIIDPLDGTSNFLHGIPHFAISIAVQEPKLDGSGWGDVTAALVYQPITDESFWAEKSRGAWLHDGRLRVSGRRQLSEALIATGTPFAGHGDFQQWGRIFGAIGPEVAGIRRFGSAALDLAWVAAGRYDGFWESGLNLWDSAAGCLLVREAGGFVTDFRGRSLPICADQVLAGNDPLHSRLHKLLAGAIRD
- a CDS encoding EamA family transporter, with translation MNSDRTVLAAALAILGSICSVNLGAAVAKTLYAGIGVEGVVALRTGIAALLLLLLGRPWRVRLQAAQWGWVLLYGLTMGLMNLLIYWSFIFIPIGVAVAIEIVGPLAVVLAGTRALRDRLWAGLAVAGLALLVPWTDHAAALDWRGVVLALGAATCWALYIVFGKQVSRIGGRQVVALGLALACIVTVPLGIVRAGPLLLSVPVLAMGLLVALMSSCLPYLLEMFALGRLSPRLFGLIVSASPATAALSGYAVLGERLTLPQGIAVALMIAASAGAALTGRPAVSRPREDLS